In a single window of the Drosophila subpulchrella strain 33 F10 #4 breed RU33 chromosome X, RU_Dsub_v1.1 Primary Assembly, whole genome shotgun sequence genome:
- the LOC119557280 gene encoding rhophilin-2-A isoform X1, with amino-acid sequence MFNLGAMDGKDDELEQRAGKNEENEDDEKLNELSFCFVRGSDPRAATCRSKLQNKRCKLNKEINKELRLRAGAENLYKATSNRKLRDTVALELSFVNSNLQLLKEQLAELNSSVEIYQSESHNGIMPMIPLGLKETKEINFMEPFSDFILEHYSEEPSMYIDAIADMTDTRQASKTPSRDALGVALLFRYYNTLYYVERRFFPPDRNLGVYFEWYDSLTGVPSCQRTIAFEKACTLFNLGGIYTQIGARHDRTTERGLDLAVDSFLRAAGIFRHIYDTFTNAPSMDLKPQVLDVLVSLMLSQARECLFEKLQLQIEAIGLSEFSCSDSQSFRDLAGEAAQISHEYNEMHKNIQANDTHTYLPECWAGLVPVKAELYKAFAHFYKARSIDATDEIKASHLPTQKSHAKLSAESFIGNSQEVESIYGTSEEASTSVANKLAHLKEALASIEEAQRLQRMCRYLKNKSSLTEVMKEVHSKSQEEFDKFRLQASANNIEEGDLLERTVEAFSKFTLSLTGPDFTSHKVKDPFKRLGPIAIFSARRHWTAPRCVRLQKGSSSYHNVPASNNKCSLDNDEEEHNGGYNLYKEEFENFGFHVRGDAPVIIAHVEINSLADLGGIKEGDFIVEIAGIDVKWYSHQQVVQLIQSCGSTLELRVITPMDRNYLKPLSSKGSLSTLSAASSSGISSGFPSPTSIAAKPKLHLKTSSSSRPAGSVSSSSWNPFRRTPSLAKIF; translated from the exons ATGTTTAATCTTGGAGCCATGGATGGAAAAGACGATGAACTGGAGCAGAGAGCAGGGAAAAATGAGGAGAACGAGGATGATGAGAAGCTGAATGAATTATCGTTTTGTTTTGTTCGG GGTTCAGATCCTAGAGCTGCAACATGTCGCAGCAAACTTCAAAACAAGCGGTGCAAATTGAACAAGGAGATTAACAAGGAACTCCGCCTTCGAGCTGGGGCCGAGAATCTTTATAAG GCCACATCCAACCGCAAATTGAGGGACACAGTTGCCCTGGAACTAAGCTTTGTCAATTCAAATTTGCAATTGTTGAAGGAGCAACTAGCCGAGTTGAATTCCTCGGTGGAAATCTATCAAAGCGAAAG TCATAATGGAATTATGCCCATGATACCGTTGGGCCTTAAAGAAACCAAGGAGATCAACTTCATGGAACCCTTTTCCGATTTCATCCTGGAGCACTACAGCGAGGAGCCTTCGATGTACATAGATGCCATAGCAGATATGACAGATACGAGACAG GCATCCAAAACGCCGTCACGTGACGCCCTAGGAGTGGCATTACTTTTCCGGTACTACAACACACTGTACTATGTGGAACGTCGTTTCTTTCCGCCCGATCGCAATTTGGGGGTATACTTCGAGTGGTATGACTCATTGACGGGAGTTCCCTCCTGCCAGCGCACCATCGCCTTCGAGAAGGCCTGCACCCTGTTCAATCTGGGCGGGATCTATACCCAGATCGGAGCTCGACACGATCGCACTACCGAACGGGGTCTGGACCTGGCTGTAGATAGTTTTCTGCGGGCTGCGGGGATATTCCGTCACATCTACGATACGTTTACGAATGCCCCATCGATGGATCTGAAGCCACAGGTCCTGGATGTGCTCGTTTCGCTCATGCTTTCCCAGGCCCGAGAATGTCTCTTTGAGAAGTTGCAGCTCCAAATCGAGGCGATAGGTCTGTCCGAATTCAGTTGC TCCGATTCGCAGTCGTTTCGCGATCTAGCTGGAGAGGCTGCCCAGATTTCGCACGAGTACAATGAAATGCACAAAAACATCCAGGCAAACGATACGCACACCTATCTCCCTGAATGTTGGGCTGGTCTGGTGCCAGTCAAAGCGGAACTCTACAAGG CATTCGCACATTTCTACAAGGCACGCAGCATAGATGCGACGGACGAGATCAAGGCATCCCACTTGCCCACTCAAAAGAGCCATGCCAAATTGTCGGCGGAATCCTTTATTGGCAACTCACAAGAGGTGGAATCTATTTACGGCACCAGCGAGGAGGCCTCCACTTCGGTCGCCAACAAACTGGCCCACTTGAAGGAAGCCCTGGCTAGTATCGAAGAGGCCCAGCGTCTGCAAAGAATGTGCCGGTATCTAAAG AACAAGTCATCGCTTACTGAGGTCATGAAGGAGGTGCACTCCAAGTCGCAGGAGGAGTTCGATAAGTTCAGATTGCAGGCATCAGCCAATAATATTGAAGAGGGCGACCTTCTGGAGCGAACCGTTGAAG CTTTCTCGAAGTTTACGTTATCCCTGACGGGACCCGATTTCACATCGCACAAGGTTAAGGATCCCTTCAAGCGCCTTGGACCCATTGCAATATTTTCGGCGCGACGCCACTGGACAGCCCCACGATGTGTGCGCTTGCAGAAGGGATCGTCTTCGTACCACAATGTACCCGCCAGCAATAACAAGTGTTCGTTGGACAACGATGAGGAGGAACACAATGGGGGATACAATCTCTATAAGGAGGAGTTCGAGAACTTTGGCTTCCATGTGCGCGGCGATGCGCCGGTCATTATTGCGCACGTGGAGATCAATTCGCTGGCAGAT CTGGGCGGGATCAAGGAGGGAGATTTCATAGTCGAAATAGCTGGCATAGATGTCAAGTGGTACTCGCATCAGCAGGTGGTCCAGCTCATACAGTCCTGTGGCTCCACTCTGGAGTTGAGAGTCATAACGCCCATGGATCGCAACTACTTAAAG CCATTGTCGTCGAAGGGCTCGTTGTCAACGCTATCGGCGGCCAGTTCATCGGGCATTTCCTCCGGATTTCCCAGCCCCACAAGTATTGCGGCCAAGCCCAAGCTTCATCTGAAGACATCGTCTAGTTCGCGACCCGCTGGCAGCGTTTCATCCAGTTCGTGGAATCCCTTTCGGCGAACACCGAGCTTAGCTAAAATATTCTAA
- the LOC119557669 gene encoding 39S ribosomal protein S30, mitochondrial — protein sequence MLKLSLVNQLRTTYKRCLAGQSLQVQLSPTEAEPAYPEIRDPSFKARKQKDAADWHEEIRQVPTVEEKMIKINMPRYYGYKVVDFNDSKIPYNALPLTQHYTRTVVEDLELPSPSASASTSPEVADQGDKSTSSEDALVKATREDVIEALEFAHDYYKHLEKLPNSAQPSDVERERILTQIIVEQLNRTLLQALGEEYKHLEEVEVDYNPRHEAFWAVGGVDPPKNVQNSKKGREWQKDEANESIDRLVQYTGTPYLSLRHRKQLSPWKTPAESEDLQLSKQLPRFKHDPRTLGYSTKHQHATNVPGYWPKGNEHNFGLLSFQSRAHLQLRPKSYGEQDLQEALHALAIKSSYAWLLAQANYNGFNTYNELTYPMNTQTVITNGREWSFYEYQLNTLLLHGKHQEENPRVNFCRGTKPLPLYAEISSSGKCVDFNDTTLRQLLNFYANVPSIQRSIGEQQPYVASDITAYENVEQRDFITKTFKHLASNRPRHLELPEIYLWEKLYKIDNNNRAMEPKRRFFELDVNPWQRPLDQHDKEYVPRALRPGVRKNQNRFKKTYYP from the exons ATGTTGAAGCTAAGCCTCGTAAACCAGTTGCGAACGACGTACAAGCGCTGTTTGGCCGGACAGTCGCTCCAGGTGCAGCTTAGTCCGACGGAGGCGGAACCGGCTTATCCGGAGATTCGGGATCCGTCCTTCAAGGCTCGAAAGCAAAAGGATGCTGCCGACTGGCACGAGGAGATCCGCCAGGTGCCCACGGTGGAGGAGAAGATGATCAAGATCAACATGCCCCGCTACTACGGCTACAAAGTGGTCGACTTCAACGACTCCAAGATCCCCTACAACGCACTGCCGCTCACGCAACACTATACGCGCACGGTTGTCGAGGATCTGGAACTGCCATCTCCATCTGCATCCGCATCTACTTCGCCGGAGGTTGCGGACCAAGGCGACAAAAGCACCAGCAGCGAGGACGCTCTGGTCAAGGCGACCCGCGAGGATGTCATCGAAGCCCTCGAGTTTGCCCACGACTACTACAA GCACCTGGAAAAGCTGCCCAACTCGGCCCAACCCAGCGACGTTGAGCGTGAGCGCATCCTAACGCAGATCATTGTCGAACAGCTGAACAGGACTCTGCTGCAGGCTCTCGGCGAGGAGTACAAACACCTGGAGGAGGTCGAGGTTGACTACAATCCGCGTCACGAGGCCTTTTGGGCGGTCGGCGGCGTAGATCCGCCCAAGAACGTGCAGAACTCAAAGAAAGGCCGCGAGTGGCAAAAGGATGAGGCCAACGAGAGCATTGACCGTCTGGTTCAATATACCGGAACGCCGTACCTGTCTCTGCGCCATCGAAAGCAATTGTCACCGTGGAAAACGCCAGCGGAAAGCGAAGACCTCCAGCTGAGCAAGCAATTGCCCCGCTTCAAGCACGACCCGCGCACCCTTGGCTATAGCACCAAGCATCAGCATGCTACCAATGTGCCAGGCTATTGGCCCAAAGGAAACGAGCACAACTTTGGACTGCTTTCGTTCCAATCGCGAGCTCACCTTCAACTACGACCGAAATCGTATGGTGAGCAAGATCTGCAGGAGGCTCTTCATGCTCTGGCGATTAAATCGTCATACGCTTGGCTTTTGGCCCAGGCGAACTACAATGGCTTCAACACCTACAACGAACTGACCTATCCCATGAACACTCAAACTGTGATCACAAACGGCAGGGAATGGAGCTTCTACGAGTATCAATTGAACACCCTGCTGCTGCACGGCAAACACCAGGAGGAGAATCCGCGGGTAAACTTCTGTCGTGGAACAAAGCCTTTGCCGCTTTATGCAGAGATTTCGTCGAGTGGAAAGTGCGTGGATTTCAACGACACCACACTGCGTCAGCTGCTTAACTTCTATGCCAACGTTCCATCCATTCAGCGGAGTATTGGGGAGCAACAGCCATATGTGGCGTCCGACATTACTGCCTATGAGAACGTCGAGCAACGTGACTTTATAACCAAAACCTTCAAACATCTGGCCTCAAACCGCCCGCGACACTTGGAGCTACCTGAAATCTACCTGTGGGAGAAGTTGTACAAGATCGATAACAATAATCGCGCCATGGAGCCGAAGCGACGGTTCTTTGAGCTGGACGTCAATCCTTGGCAGCGGCCGCTCGATCAACATGACAAGGAGTACGTGCCACGGGCACTCAGACCAGGCGTccgaaaaaatcaaaacagatTCAAAAAGACGTACTACccttga
- the LOC119557687 gene encoding peptidoglycan-recognition protein LE: MSESGIKKLSQERTREWLNSQVSSSTEDEELESIAESSVVDSLDYEYTEEDDTDQNISTMTLGTQIATKKQSIITDTIRDLMNSINSIQTLGNVNISNSTNVHIGNVTNINGNIQIIAEGLSPHRRDRDRRSPPKHSATKPETHFNEDYQDESEERVRSDVFIRRQKFKIPKELCSIIPRHSWLAQKPMDDPQPLQLPVKYVVILHTATESSEKRAINVRLIRDIQCFHIESRGWNDIAYNFLIGCDGNIYEGRGWQTVGAHTLGYNKISLGISFVGCFMRELPTADALNMCRNLLARGVEDGHISPDYRLVCHCQCNSTESPGRQLFEEIQTWPHFYNIEEEEEEH; this comes from the exons ATGTCCGAATCGGGAATCAAGAAGCTGAGTCAGGAGAGGACTCGGGAATGGTTAAACAGCCAGGTCAGCAGCTCCACCGAGGATGAGGAGTTGGAGTCGATAGCAGAGTCCTCGGTGGTGGACAGTTTGGACTATGAATATACGGAGGAGGATGATACGGATCAGAATATCAGCACCATGACACTTGGCACTCAGATCG CCACGAAAAAACAATCGATCATCACCGACACGATAAGGGACCTGATGAACTCGATCAACAGCATTCAAACCTTGGGCAACGTTAACATTAGCAACTCCACAAACGTCCACATCGGCAATGTGACCAATATCAATGGCAACATACAGATCATAGCCGAGGGCCTGAGCCCACACCGCAGGGATAGGGATCGTCGATCGCCCCCGAAGCATAGCGCTACCAAACCAGAGACCCATTTCAATGAGGACTATCAGGACGAGTCGGAGGAGAGGGTGCGATCAGATGTATTTATCAGGCGTCAGA AGTTCAAAATACCCAAAGAGCTGTGCAGCATTATTCCGCGCCATTCCTGGCTGGCACAAAAGCCCATGGACGATCCCCAGCCCCTGCAGCTCCCCGTTAAATATGTGGTTATCT TACATACTGCCACCGAGAGCTCAGAAAAACGCGCTATTAACGTAAGACTTATCCGTGATATTCAA tgcTTCCACATAGAGTCGCGGGGATGGAACGACATTGCTTACAACTTTTTGATCGGCTGTGATGGCAACATTTATGAGGGACGCGGCTGGCAGACAGTGGGTGCCCACACACTGGGCTATAACAAGATATCGCTGGGGATCAGTTTTGTTGGGTGCTTCATGCGAGAGCTTCCAACGGCGGACGCACTGAACATGTGCCGCAATCTGTTGGCCCGCGGCGTGGAGGATGGCCACATATCACCCGACTATAGACTCGTTTGCCACTGCCAGTGCAATTCGACGGAAAGTCCTGGCCGGCAGTTGTTCGAAGAGATACAGACATGGCCCCACTTTTACAATAttgaggaggaggaggaggagcactAA
- the LOC119557281 gene encoding E3 ubiquitin-protein ligase RNF185-like encodes MEEPKMAKSPELPTTSSGASSSSSTLPENVSYDKIAWTRDITEPLAEESSTSQLRPLGTSISSDSAAEASTSNTSYSFTGDYLSGGNIADLKSGTSSAGAESASKSSEKDKENKEQNDESLYECNICLDTAKDAVVSMCGHLFCWPCLHQWLLTRPNRKLCPVCKAAVDKDKVIPLYGRNSTHQEDPRNKVPPRPAGHRTEPDPAPGFPGFGFGDGFHMSFGIGAFPFGFITSSLNFGEPRPAAANRGTTQYEDEQTLSKLFLYLAFMCIAWLFFT; translated from the exons ATGGAAGAGCCGAAAATGGCCAAGTCACCGGAGCTGCCCACCACATCATCCGGGGCATCATCGTCCTCATCCACCTTGCCCGAGAACGTGAGCTACGACAAGATCGCCTGGACCCGGGACATCACAGAGCCGTTGGCGGAGGAGTCCTCTACCAGTCAATTGCGCCCTCTCGGAACTTCGATTTCATCTGATTCGGCGGCAGAGGCCAGTACATCCAACACATCGTATTCCTTTACGGGCGATTACCTTTCCGGTGGCAATATCGCCGATCTAAAGTCTGGCACTTCGTCCGCTGGCGCTGAGAGTGCATCGAAATCGAGCGAGAAGGACAAGGAAAACAAGGAGCAGAACGATGAGTCGCTGTACGAGTGCAACATATGCCTGGATACGGCCAAGGATGCCGTGGTCAGCATGTGCGGACATCTGTTCTGCTGGCCATGCTTGCATCAGTGGCTCTTGACGCGACCCAATCGCAAGCTCTGCCCCGTTTGCAAGGCGGCTGTCGACAAGGACAAGGTCATACCGCTCTACGGAAGGAATAGCACACACCAGGAAGATCCTCG cAACAAAGTTCCACCACGCCCCGCTGGCCACCGTACAGAACCAGATCCTGCTCCCGGATTTCCAGGATTTGGATTCGGGGATGGTTTTCACATGTCGTTTGGTATTGGGGCTTTTCCCTTTGGATTCATAACATCTTCACTAAATTTCGGCGAACCTCGTCCTGCTG CTGCTAATCGTGGTACAACGCAATACGAGGACGAGCAAACCCTTTCTAAGCTCTTTCTGTATCTGGCCTTTATGTGCATTGCATGGCTGTTTTTTACATAG
- the LOC119557280 gene encoding rhophilin-2-A isoform X2 — MFNLGAMDGKDDELEQRAGKNEENEDDEKLNELSFCFVRGSDPRAATCRSKLQNKRCKLNKEINKELRLRAGAENLYKATSNRKLRDTVALELSFVNSNLQLLKEQLAELNSSVEIYQSESHNGIMPMIPLGLKETKEINFMEPFSDFILEHYSEEPSMYIDAIADMTDTRQASKTPSRDALGVALLFRYYNTLYYVERRFFPPDRNLGVYFEWYDSLTGVPSCQRTIAFEKACTLFNLGGIYTQIGARHDRTTERGLDLAVDSFLRAAGIFRHIYDTFTNAPSMDLKPQVLDVLVSLMLSQARECLFEKLQLQIEAIGLSEFSCSFRDLAGEAAQISHEYNEMHKNIQANDTHTYLPECWAGLVPVKAELYKAFAHFYKARSIDATDEIKASHLPTQKSHAKLSAESFIGNSQEVESIYGTSEEASTSVANKLAHLKEALASIEEAQRLQRMCRYLKNKSSLTEVMKEVHSKSQEEFDKFRLQASANNIEEGDLLERTVEAFSKFTLSLTGPDFTSHKVKDPFKRLGPIAIFSARRHWTAPRCVRLQKGSSSYHNVPASNNKCSLDNDEEEHNGGYNLYKEEFENFGFHVRGDAPVIIAHVEINSLADLGGIKEGDFIVEIAGIDVKWYSHQQVVQLIQSCGSTLELRVITPMDRNYLKPLSSKGSLSTLSAASSSGISSGFPSPTSIAAKPKLHLKTSSSSRPAGSVSSSSWNPFRRTPSLAKIF; from the exons ATGTTTAATCTTGGAGCCATGGATGGAAAAGACGATGAACTGGAGCAGAGAGCAGGGAAAAATGAGGAGAACGAGGATGATGAGAAGCTGAATGAATTATCGTTTTGTTTTGTTCGG GGTTCAGATCCTAGAGCTGCAACATGTCGCAGCAAACTTCAAAACAAGCGGTGCAAATTGAACAAGGAGATTAACAAGGAACTCCGCCTTCGAGCTGGGGCCGAGAATCTTTATAAG GCCACATCCAACCGCAAATTGAGGGACACAGTTGCCCTGGAACTAAGCTTTGTCAATTCAAATTTGCAATTGTTGAAGGAGCAACTAGCCGAGTTGAATTCCTCGGTGGAAATCTATCAAAGCGAAAG TCATAATGGAATTATGCCCATGATACCGTTGGGCCTTAAAGAAACCAAGGAGATCAACTTCATGGAACCCTTTTCCGATTTCATCCTGGAGCACTACAGCGAGGAGCCTTCGATGTACATAGATGCCATAGCAGATATGACAGATACGAGACAG GCATCCAAAACGCCGTCACGTGACGCCCTAGGAGTGGCATTACTTTTCCGGTACTACAACACACTGTACTATGTGGAACGTCGTTTCTTTCCGCCCGATCGCAATTTGGGGGTATACTTCGAGTGGTATGACTCATTGACGGGAGTTCCCTCCTGCCAGCGCACCATCGCCTTCGAGAAGGCCTGCACCCTGTTCAATCTGGGCGGGATCTATACCCAGATCGGAGCTCGACACGATCGCACTACCGAACGGGGTCTGGACCTGGCTGTAGATAGTTTTCTGCGGGCTGCGGGGATATTCCGTCACATCTACGATACGTTTACGAATGCCCCATCGATGGATCTGAAGCCACAGGTCCTGGATGTGCTCGTTTCGCTCATGCTTTCCCAGGCCCGAGAATGTCTCTTTGAGAAGTTGCAGCTCCAAATCGAGGCGATAGGTCTGTCCGAATTCAGTTGC TCGTTTCGCGATCTAGCTGGAGAGGCTGCCCAGATTTCGCACGAGTACAATGAAATGCACAAAAACATCCAGGCAAACGATACGCACACCTATCTCCCTGAATGTTGGGCTGGTCTGGTGCCAGTCAAAGCGGAACTCTACAAGG CATTCGCACATTTCTACAAGGCACGCAGCATAGATGCGACGGACGAGATCAAGGCATCCCACTTGCCCACTCAAAAGAGCCATGCCAAATTGTCGGCGGAATCCTTTATTGGCAACTCACAAGAGGTGGAATCTATTTACGGCACCAGCGAGGAGGCCTCCACTTCGGTCGCCAACAAACTGGCCCACTTGAAGGAAGCCCTGGCTAGTATCGAAGAGGCCCAGCGTCTGCAAAGAATGTGCCGGTATCTAAAG AACAAGTCATCGCTTACTGAGGTCATGAAGGAGGTGCACTCCAAGTCGCAGGAGGAGTTCGATAAGTTCAGATTGCAGGCATCAGCCAATAATATTGAAGAGGGCGACCTTCTGGAGCGAACCGTTGAAG CTTTCTCGAAGTTTACGTTATCCCTGACGGGACCCGATTTCACATCGCACAAGGTTAAGGATCCCTTCAAGCGCCTTGGACCCATTGCAATATTTTCGGCGCGACGCCACTGGACAGCCCCACGATGTGTGCGCTTGCAGAAGGGATCGTCTTCGTACCACAATGTACCCGCCAGCAATAACAAGTGTTCGTTGGACAACGATGAGGAGGAACACAATGGGGGATACAATCTCTATAAGGAGGAGTTCGAGAACTTTGGCTTCCATGTGCGCGGCGATGCGCCGGTCATTATTGCGCACGTGGAGATCAATTCGCTGGCAGAT CTGGGCGGGATCAAGGAGGGAGATTTCATAGTCGAAATAGCTGGCATAGATGTCAAGTGGTACTCGCATCAGCAGGTGGTCCAGCTCATACAGTCCTGTGGCTCCACTCTGGAGTTGAGAGTCATAACGCCCATGGATCGCAACTACTTAAAG CCATTGTCGTCGAAGGGCTCGTTGTCAACGCTATCGGCGGCCAGTTCATCGGGCATTTCCTCCGGATTTCCCAGCCCCACAAGTATTGCGGCCAAGCCCAAGCTTCATCTGAAGACATCGTCTAGTTCGCGACCCGCTGGCAGCGTTTCATCCAGTTCGTGGAATCCCTTTCGGCGAACACCGAGCTTAGCTAAAATATTCTAA
- the LOC119557517 gene encoding platelet-activating factor acetylhydrolase IB subunit beta homolog: MNPCVLPTPLPDLDGDKRWHSIHRRFISDCREKDPDVIFLGDCIFETVQDSEAWNQYFAPLHCLNFSIRDDCTEHVLWRIENGALDNVNPKIVVLHVGTNNVKNTAEEVAEGVLANVTKIRQKLPHAYILLPSLLPRGQQPNMLREKNSTINELINGLTKGLYRVQTVAIDKGLIQSDGSISHHDMFDYKNLTNAGAKKILEPLYDLLSQILNENEPENDLTPSE, translated from the exons ATGAATCCCTGTGTGCTGCCCACACCATTGCCCGACTTGGATGGCGACAAGCGTTGGCACAGCATACACCGGCGCTTCATCTCCGATTGCCGGGAAAAGGATCCGGATGTCATCTTCCTCGGCGACTGCATCTTCGAGACCGTGCAGGACAGCGAGGCGTGGAACCAGTACTTTGCACCGCTGCACTGCCTTAACTTCAGCATTCGCGACGATTGTACCGAGCACGTCCTGTGGCGCATCGAGAACGGAGCCCTGGACAATGTGAATCCCAAGATAGTGGTCCTGCATGTCGGCACGAACAATGTGAAGAACACTGCCGAGGAGGTGGCCGAAGGAGTGTTGGCCAACGTGACGAAGATCCGTCAAAAGCTGCCCCACGCCTACATCCTTCTTCCT TCACTGCTGCCGCGCGGTCAACAGCCGAATATGCTGCGCGAAAAGAATTCCACCATCAATGAGCTGATCAATGGACTCACCAAGGGATTGTACCGCGTCCAGACCGTGGCCATCGACAAGGGATTGATCCAGAGCGACGGCAGCATCAGCCATCACGATATGTTCGACTACAAGAACCTCACCAACGCTGGAGCGAAAAAGATTCTTGAGCCACTATACGATTTGCTTTCTCAAATTCTCAACGAAAACGAACCTGAAAACGATCTCACTCCCTCCGAGTAA
- the LOC119557686 gene encoding abscission/NoCut checkpoint regulator, translating into MSCFGCGRKYGLFCKEYGCPNCGYSFCSKCLKRPMPVPRHAGKVLNVCLICYDKLSKLQASADAEKVIDCEALPGVLVTKFSLPPPSKGAEGVGSVSAADVLFDDSPPSEELPEALVPSSSSALHSKDHEDHIDENLDSALTKRIQDYKRVDATDDEIRARLANLTGMPHKTNYDKKDLLLSTDQRNDQEKMRDLLAQFVEEAQLDQNVDRQRDDSISDIERRLRALRDTPVDSAGAGPSGSHISGAVDNEEDDETLLQNIMKKYVEESRLPAVTQNEISPINSAVPSGTEELPWCNICNEDAVVRCLGCGGDLFCTQCYKECHDDDEEYRAHAKEKYSAPPKLEENHF; encoded by the exons ATGAGCTGCTTTGGTTGCGGTCGCAAGTATGGATTGTTCTGCAAAGAA TATGGATGCCCGAACTGCGGCTACTCATTCTGCTCCAAGTGCCTGAAGAGGCCGATGCCTGTGCCCCGTCACGCGGGAAAGGTGCTCAATGTGTGCCTGATATGCTACGACAAGCTGTCCAAACTGCAGGCCAGCGCCGATGCCGAAAAGGTCATCGATTGTGAGGCCCTGCCCGGGGTCTTAGTCACCAAATTCAGTCTGCCACCTCCGTCCAAGGGTGCAGAGGGTGTGGGTTCGGTTTCGGCTGCCGATGTGCTCTTTGA TGACTCCCCGCCCTCTGAGGAACTGCCAGAGGCTTTGGTTCCCAGTTCCAGTTCGGCCCTACATTCCAAAGATCATGAGGATCACATTGATGAGAACCTGGACAGTGCGTTGACGAAGCGAATACAGGACTACAAACGCGTTGATGCCACAGACGATGAGATCCGTGCCCGCCTCGCCAATCTGACCGGAATGCCTCATAAAACTAACTACGACAAGAAGGACTTGTTACTATCCACTGACCAAAGAAACGATCAGGAGAAAATGAGGGATTTGCTGGCACAGTTTGTGGAGGAAGCCCAGTTGGACCAAAATGTGGACAGGCAGAGGGATGATTCAATCTCAGACATTGAGCGACGTTTGCGAGCTCTACGCGACACACCCGTCGATTCAGCAGGTGCAGGCCCATCGGGATCCCATATTAGTGGTGCCGTGGACAACGAGGAGGACGACGAGACCCTTTTGCAGAATATAATGAAAAAG TATGTGGAGGAATCGCGCTTACCAGCTGTTACCCAGAACGAAATTAGCCCAATTAATAGTGCGGTGCCCAGCGGCACCGAAGAACTGCCCTGGTGCAACATTTGCAACGAGGATGCGGTTGTCCGTTGCCTTGGCTGCGGTGGAGACCTCTTTTGCACTCAATGCTATAAGGAGTGCcacgatgatgatgaggaATATCGGGCTCATGCTAAGGAGAAATATTCAGCGCCGCCAAAGCTTGAAGAAAATCATTTCTAA